A single genomic interval of Zingiber officinale cultivar Zhangliang chromosome 4A, Zo_v1.1, whole genome shotgun sequence harbors:
- the LOC121969819 gene encoding uncharacterized protein LOC121969819: protein MVIDPSSGVILLRLRHATRMPPGSGRSDRRNRRVFSYCKGFIFNFQISLITKRRNKKEKNKMLMTTLLILHSIFNHDVMWRAANFLQCCDLMGDSCKGRVYELERDR from the exons ATGGTCATCGATCCCAGCTCTGGTGTGATCCTCCTTCGCCTTCGACATGCCACCAGAATGCCGCCTGGAAGTGGAAGAAGCGACCGCAGGAATAG GCGTGTGTTTTCTTATTGCAAAGGATTTATTTTCAACTTCCAAATCTCTCTAATCACCAAAAGAAG GaacaagaaagagaaaaataaaatgttGATGACTACTCTACTAATTCTTCATTCAATCttcaatcatgatgtgatgtggCGGGCGGCAAATTTTCTACAGTGTTGCGATCTGATGGGTGACTCATGTAAGGGGAGGGTGTATGAACTTGAACGCGATCGATAG